The genomic DNA GTGGTAGCGGGCTCCACACAAGGGTTCCCCCTCGAACGCCAACGCATCGGACTCGATACCAACGTATTCATTTATTTCTTGGAAGACCATCCTAGGGAACCTCTGATTAATTCCCGATTTTGATCAGTCGGTGTCCAAAACACAGGGGATTTAACTCGTCGCTGTCTAAGATTTCGAATTAATCAGACCTTCCCTAGGTATGGGGCATGGTGTGCCTCGTTGTTCGATTTGATCGAGCGTGGGCTCAATCCAGCTGTCACATCAACCGTGACCCTCCTGGAGTTGCTGGTCCAGCCGTACCGTGACCAGAAAGATGAGTTGGCTCAACGCATTTTTGCTCTTGCCGGCACGTATCCAAGGCTGGAATGGGTTTCGGTCACAATGAATGTGGCGGACCGTGCAGCCGAACTCCGTGCCCGGTATCGTCTCAGCACACCGGATGCGATACAGCTGGCCACGGCCATCTTGCACAAGGCCGTGCGCTTCTACGGGAATGATCGCGGTTTGCGAAAGGTGAAAGAGATTGAGTGTGTCCTTATAGATGAGTTGATCTGACTTCGTAGACTCCTACCCCGTTGCCCCGTTCCGCCCAAGCCTTTCCATCTGGCCCTGCGATTTTCAACGTAGTGTGAGGCTGCCCTATCGGCAATCGGAAGCCGCTCCGATATGTGCTTCCGCAAGCCTCTCGCGGTAGGAAAAAGGTCTGAGGCATGCTGTCCAAGGTTGTGGCGCGAAGACCGCCTTTCGACCGGTGCTACCGTGCCAGGCTCAGTTTCGCCATGTGCCAGAGACTCTCCGCCAACCAGCGGCTGTCTTTGAACAGATGGGCCAGTTCGGACGTGAGGATGAAGAAAGCGGGGTAAAACAGGTGCGGGCTGGTTTTACTCCAGGCCAGGGCCGGTTCCACGAGCTTCACAAAGACAGCACGCCATTTC from Nitrospira sp. ND1 includes the following:
- a CDS encoding PIN domain-containing protein — translated: MFDLIERGLNPAVTSTVTLLELLVQPYRDQKDELAQRIFALAGTYPRLEWVSVTMNVADRAAELRARYRLSTPDAIQLATAILHKAVRFYGNDRGLRKVKEIECVLIDELI